A region of Lolium rigidum isolate FL_2022 unplaced genomic scaffold, APGP_CSIRO_Lrig_0.1 contig_23365_1, whole genome shotgun sequence DNA encodes the following proteins:
- the LOC124680638 gene encoding uncharacterized protein LOC124680638 — protein sequence MAPEVFKRVDGMSAVAEQPSSGEDRTKALQALLSCPTASIHTEKPTKDILQVQNTFPLPIDDDLPGVYLCGYHSEDSYGATSYLIIHPEGNIMVDSPRYTPRLVDKIKNLGGARYMFLTHIDDVADHRKWADELKCERIIHSGDVVDITADVEWKLTGNGPWNIGTDFELIHTPGHTEGSVCLLYKPLKALFTGDHVARSEESDDLNLFRMYSKQSVALQLDSMRKLLDLNFVWYLPGHGYRIRYEDMQAKNSAIESLLADYTI from the exons ATGGCGCCGGAGGTGTTTAAGCGGGTGGATGGCATGTCCGCTGTTGCCGAGCAGCCCAGCTCCGGCGAGGACAGGACCAAGGCGCTGCAG GCTTTGCTCTCTTGCCCGACAGCCTCGATCCACACCGAAAAACCCACGAAGGACATTCTCCAAGTGCAGAACACGTTCCCGCTTCCCATCGATGACGATCTTCCG GGTGTTTACCTCTGCGGTTACCATTCTGAGGACTCATATGGAGCAACTTCTTATCTTATAATTCACCCAGAAGGGAACATAATGGTTGACAG tCCAAGGTATACGCCGAGACTGGTGGATAAGATTAAAAATCTCGGTGGAGCGCGCTACATGTTTTTGACCCACAT TGATGATGTAGCCGATCATCGCAAGTGGGCCGATGAACTGAAATGCGAGAGAATCATCCATTCAGGAGAT GTAGTGGATATTACTGCCGATGTTGAGTGGAAACTTACTGGAAATGGTCCCTGGAACATTGGAACAGACTTTGAACTTATTCATACCCCAGGACATACCGAA GGCTCAGTCTGCTTGTTGTACAAGCCGCTAAAGGCGCTATTCACTGGTGACCACGTCGCGAGATCTGAAGAATCAGACGATCTGAACCTCTTCCGTATGTACAGCAAGCAATCAG TGGCTTTACAACTGGACAGCATGAGGAAGTTGTTGGACCTAAACTTCGTGTGGTATTTACCTG GGCATGGCTATCGAATCCGGTACGAAGATATGCAGGCCAAGAATTCGGCCATTGAGTCTCTATTGGCGGACTACACAATCTAG